GTACATGCGCGACTGGACCGTGCCGAAGAAGATCTTCTCGTAGGCCGCGGCGAAGCCCTCGCGGTCGCAGGTGAAGGGCATCTGGTGGACGAGGCCGACCCGGTCGGTCATGTAGTTCACCATGTCGAGGAGGGTGTCCTCCTTCATGCGGATGCCGCTGTCGCTGATGAGGATGAGCTCGTGCTTGGAGGCCTCGTAGGCCGGCTGCATGTTGTTGATCTTGGGGTTAACGCCGACGCCCCGGCCGCCGACGAAGAGCTTCGTCTCTACGGCCGGGTACTTGTCGATGAGCTTGTGCACGAGCATGAGCACCGGGTCCTGCTCGTCCTCGATGCAGAAGAGCAGCTCGTAGATCGGGTAGTCCAGCTGGAAGAAGGTCTCGAGATTGCTGAAGAGATTCGGATCGACGCCCATGAGGGGCTTGATTATCGAGACGCCGGGCAGGGGGGTCTCGTAGCTCGGCACCTGGGCGAGCTTGCGGTGCAGCTTCCAGCGGCCGGCTATCAGGGCGAGGATGTGGACGATCCACATCACCGACCAGAACACCATGAAGAACACAGCAAAGCCGTACAGGGTGTACAGCATGGAGTTCATCTTCTCACTCGAGCACatctgccgctgctgcgcggccgcacgcgcgcaccgctttatttactttatttatttttctctattcCTTTTGAAAACTCTCGCTTCCCTTTTCTCCTTGTTTTTCTTCTCCCTTTTCGTAGAATCAcgacacacgcgcacacgaTACACActgcgagagaggagagaagaggagaGTGACGCTACGCACAGCTTAGCCGCGGGCTGGCTTTCAAGCGGCCGGTGGGGTTATGTAGCCTCGGCGTCATCCCTACCTGCGGCTCGTCGCCGCGGCGCCGTTGCTCGACGTCGAGGAGGACGAGGTTAGCTGATGCTGTCGAGGCCGACTCATAGCGCTGCTGCCGAACTGCCCCAGCATCTCTTGAGCCTCATCCTCAGAGCAGGAGGGCGGCGATGCCAGCTccgccgcgccgccgctgcatcCCTGCTCCACCCTGAcgaagctgccgctgctgctgctgtagctgGCGCTCGTCGGAATCATCGAGAGGCACTGCTGTTTCCCTGCCTCTCGCTCATATTACGCGCTCGGAGAGAAGGACACTGCAGCAGCGGGcgattttttcctttctttctctctcggcactcggatctccctctctctctccgctgctgctgctgcggctacACACAAGGACGCTATGCCGGTGGCGACGCGTACACTCTCTCCCGAattcactgctgctgctgctgctgctgcagctgcagcaCTGGCGGTGATGGCGGccggaaagagagagggagagcacaGGAACTGGCTTGGTTCGAGATGCATAGACACCCACGcacggcgagagagagagagagagagagagagagagagagagagagagagacacgcaCTCGGATGCTGCTTCGCCGATGCACAGCACGATAAATAATACTCTCTCCTTCTGCCCGTCTGATTCGCGGGCTGTTACTTCTATACACAGGCCGGCTACTGCGAACCGAAGCGGCGAACGGTCGATTCGGCACTCGCTAGCGCTCGCTGCTTCCTTGCCGCGAACGCGCCAGGACAGACAGAAGAGAGACTAGCGATCGCCCCACCTTTCCGTCCTTATTcacacacacgagcgcgcAGTGGCAACAGCTTGAGCCACCGTCGCAGAGTCGGGCTTGATTCGAGTCTatttctctgtgtgtgtgtgtgggttcaggtctcgctctctcccctCTTATGTGGCATTCCGCCGTCGCGGACGGGGGGACGGTGAGCCGCAGAGTGCATGCGCGGCGAGTCTCGCGTTTTTCTCAGGTATTGCAGGAGTTGCAAACGAACGTTCGTACTCGGATTGATAATTTTGTCATAGTAGACAGTAAAGTGGggataatgattttatcgggTTTCTACGCAACGAAGGGCAGTCAACTCTTAAcgatgaaatttcaataatcGTAAGATTTTTCACTTCGCTCCGAGTGCGGGGCTAAGTATACTTTCTAGAGGCAACGCATTTGTCTCATTGAAAAACGTAAAAGACtagtattagaaaaaaattgacagaTTAAATTATAATCGCGCGCAAGTTTCTATGCTTTTCATTAATGAGCTTAATATCAGATTGTTCAGCGTATGTATTGCTTGGCCTACTTTTGCCAGAGAAAGGTATCACTTTCGttttacattaatttttcaaaaagtttgtaataaaacggATTAGATAATAtaaactttttgttttttaaaaaatcatcgcCCACCTGTCTCGGCTATCTGATATTAATATTGACACATTAGTGACCGTAACGTGATGTACTAAGATTTGGCGGTCAGTATAAAAAATGTGTCAGTCACATAATATTGTATTGATAATTAGAATAATGATTATGAACTTTTGTTTAGTAGCACTTTCCTACGCCTTAAAGCATCATTAACAGCTGAAAGGTGAGAAAGTGGATTCCCATACCGAGTTTCTCCTTGAGAACTAATTAAAGAAAAGTTGCCCATTATGACTAATTCCTGGTATGGTTATTTTTGTGTTTCCAGCGACTAGCAATTAAGTTACTTTGCCTTAACTAATACAAACGAGTATCCCCcgaaaaacgcaaaaattatttaaacgttttcagttttaaataaaaaatgccttataaaattaataagaaaGGGGATTAAATCAAAGTAAAGTGGGAGGTTCTAATTATTGTAATGGACACTAAATCGAAACAGTTTTGATCCGAAAATTTAACGATAGTtcattttgatttgattttctGAATTTGCTTCCAAAATTGCATCAAAGGACTCccctatatacatacatattacTATGACTCTTAGTCAAGGTTATTGGGAATGCCAACACGATTAAAGCTAGTATTTGAACTATTCGCTGAGATTACGTTATTACATTATACGAAAAACACATCATCATAATCAGCGAATAGCGTTAAAACTACTATTGCTTGTTAATTACTACATTACGATAATGTGAAACAAAATTTATGCTAGCAATCGAACTGTTAAGCGAGTATGCAGATGCGCACAAACCACAAGTATGCTTTCCATAATTCTAACAATAGATCATGCAGATTCATCAAAACAAAATTCAGGCCAACAACCATCAAAAAACACACAAACCCTTAACAAATTCACAATCAATCACCTGTCAATACCTCACGTCGAAAAAACTCAACACAAAAAAAATCAGCAAATTCATCGCGCAATTCTTCACCCACTGACTCACACAATATGCACAAACTGCGGCTGCAACAACAAAGAAAATCATGCTTGGAAAAGAGCATCAGCTTCGGTGCAGAGCATCACTATTCCGCGCTTTCCCTCTCCCCGATGACGCTTCCGGAGAGGCGTTCCCCGCGGCTATGGACAGATAGATGCGATCGGACGATAGTCACGTTTTCCGAGGTGcgataataaaaaatactttcacGTGCACTTTCCGCTTGCGATTCGAAGCGCAGCTAGAGTACGCCAGGGATGCACACTGCTATGAGGTAACGAGATTCGCTTTTTTTTACTCAGCCGGCTTGATTTGTTAGCGCCGTTTATTCTGGATTATCGAACCACGAACTATTAGTTTTGGAATTGTGGAATATGACGTGCTTacgattttcaattttacgcacgctgaaaataaaagcgagaTAAAAAAACACTGGGGTTGGGACAAGATATTGTAAGAAGGACAAGTGGCACTCATAAAAAGACAAGCAATACTTGCAAAAACGTCTAAAAGTGTTCAAACTTACATGCAATAAAACAACAAATACGTGAAATTCTGGAAAAGAACAACAAAATCCTTAAAAGCTATTCTAACAGAATTATTCTTGATAAAGTGAAAAACAATACCTTGAAGTGTAAACCACACAGAAAAGTCCAATAACCATATTTTATCAAGTAATACTCACTTTGGTGATTATTTAGGGTCAATCAAAGAAGAACGATCgatttataaatgaaaatcacGAATCGTCTGATCTTTTATTTACACTCACACggttatatttttacataaattaatttaataaacaacaagatgtaatttaaaataataagaaaggGTGCAAAGCTTGGTAGTGGCGAACTAGGTCCTGAATTTTTTGAACAGCGGGTGTTTGTTCGCCGTAGAAGAGGCAGCGGATCTTTTATACTCGTAGTAAACAGCATCGTCAGCCCCAGATAGCGAAGCCATGTTGCCGGCCTTGCGAACCATCTGcaaatttatgtatttttccTTTAATCTTGATGCCTTATACGCACCATAATATGTACGTGACTGAAAGATTTATACTCGGCGTGCTTTTGAAGAATGGTGCATGTAATTAGTGCGAGATGCTGTCTCTTCTATTTATGTGGTCGTTAGTTTAGCAGATTTAATGATGAAATGTGAATGCGAATcaacgaaagaaagaaattaacactttgaaaaataagtaaGATCTGTAGAAAAGTTAAGTAGGTGATCCAATTCCAGTATAtatcgacttttttattttttatagataatCTTACTTACGATGCTCGATAAAAGCAAAGGAGCTGCTTATGTATTTCGAAATTGGGACATACTGTGAGTTAGCAAACTAAAGCGATTGCCTACCGTTATCGGGCTCACCAAGCGAGATAACctgttttgtttattttgagTAACCATTAAACCTTCTTACGCTCAAGAGTACAAAAATCACTTTACTATTGCGTTTGTTGACTTAAAGTGATAAGATTGTTGCTCTGGGTAGAAGGTGTGGTTACAATATTGCAAATGAGTGTAGAAACCGTAAATTCTAATTGGATTGGGGGAGTGCCATTGAGAAGCATAGCTAGCCTAGCTATGCTACTCTGTTGTTATTCGATTTGAGAAAATGTgttaaattttatagtttaGTTGCATCAATTTGTTGGTTACAAATGAATTGATGATATATTGATGCAACCGCCAACCACCAAGTTAGTTTTAagcaattttgaaaatatgatTGCATGGTTATGATTTATACAATGCATTTATGCACTGAGATTCGCATGATAAATAGTTGTAAAAAGTATCGAATAAATAGTAGGAATTATGTGCAAAAAATACGAATTAATGTATAATGTACGTACCGGACGAGGTCCTTCACCAGGAATTCTCTCTTCGTCCGCATCAACATCGCTCGCAGATAAGACCTGCTGCAACAGCTGACCCTGCTCTTCTCGCGTTTTATACATCATGTCCGGTTCCTATTCGTTACAAATTATATgtaattaattcaaaataaatcattacACACGTATATCGGAAAATCGACCAAAGTTGCAATATTTACATCGTCCATTCCAGCAAGCTTCGTGATGACCTTGTATGCATAACCTTGGTTAACAAGAAAACGCTGTCTCCTTCGTGAATAGTTCATCTCCATTGTGTCTTGAGAAACTAACGTATAGAAGAAAGCATTGTATTCTTCAGCAATGGCTCCTACAagaaatttgttattattttatttaatcatcATATGTACTACTTTGTTTGAATCGCATTTTTTATTCTTCCACTTTGAATTACCTTTTTTAGCTCTCAGAATTCGACCCAGTCGCTGAGCTTCTTGTCTTCGAGAACCACCATGTGAAGAAATTTGGATAAGCACATTGGCTTCTGGCAAGTCAAACGATGTATCAGCAACTTTACTCACGAAAATCGTATTAACTTTTGTATTGTACTTgaagttttgtaaaatttgaattcttTCACCCTGGAGATACAATTATAAGATAAAATTTTGCTAAATAAGTTGATTATAGTACATCAAGTATTTCGGtgttatagtaaaatttgtatttaccTGACTAGTGGGTCCATAAATATAAGGTTTATTCATTTTGATGGCATAATGTTTCAAAGCAAATACATTATCTGAGAAAACTATAGTTTTGTCACCACGCCTTTCGTGATAACGAATCAGAAACTGACAGGCACGGAATTTATTCGGATTCATCACATATAAAAGCTGGAAcgaagtatttatataaaatatgtacCAAACTAGGAAAATATCGATTGGGATTTATGAAATTGTCTAAAATAACTTACCAATTTTCTAGTCATTTTGCAGCTTAGATATTCCCTGTAAAATTCAGGAGTCATTGGACACCAGACTTCAGCACACTGTACTTTAGCAATGTGTCCATTCTTCTGCAATTCTAACCAATTTGCTTCATAAAGCTTTGGCCCAATAAGGAAATTAAGATCAGCGATTTTGTCGTCCTCTCTTAAAAGGGTCGCTGTTAATCCCAGTTTACAGTGAGACTGAACAATCGTCAATACTCTTCGGAACATTTTTGCTGGAATTGTATGTACCTCTGAAAAGATGAAGAAAATTACAATGACTTCTTGGCTCTAAAAATTCACAGTAGTTTATAAAATCGTAACGTGAACAAACCATCTAAGACCATGATTCCCCATTCTTGCTCCTGCAGCCATTTCATTGTCTGTTCAGCTTCCCAAGATCTTTTTTGTGTATGCGTTATCATCGAGTAAGtcgtaattaaaattttacaaccCATTGGTTTATCTTTGGCTTCACTAGTAAATCGGCAAATCATAGAATCGTCAGCAGTCGACCACATTTTGAATTGCTGCTTCCATTGTTCCACTGATACGCCAGAATTGCATAAAACTAAAGCTCGCTTTCTTACTGTACTACATGCAGTCACGCCCACTAAACTTTTACCGGCACCTATGAAATCAAACGGtgattaaacaataatttatgGCATATGCCAATAAATatcattttataaaacaatagCGTACCACAAGGCAATACAATCACACCAGATCTTGCACGACCGTTTCCAAACATTTTACGTAAACTTTTCTCTTGATAAGGCCTCAAAACAGTGGATGGTTTAAGATCAATGctgaaataaacaaattattttataaaatctgcATAATCAGTACAagatgaaaacaaaaaaatactcACTTAATATCTTCGTTCACAGTATCATTACGAAAATCATACTCTGCTAATAGTGGATGTTCTAATTCGATGCATCTCTTCTGAATaacttcaattttttcttgattaacttcaaaactaacagtCTTCAATTCTTGCTCCTCTTCATCTTCGTCTTCTTTGtcaattttatcataaaatttaGTGATATCATCAGGAACTTTTTCCTCTTCTGTTTGAGTTACTGAACCATCGGCAGGCAGTGTGGTTGCACCTGCTACAGCAGGTTGTGGTAAAGTTGTGACCGTTTTTGCCCCAAACTAAAAAGTTTCATTTGAGTGATAAACGTACACTAATATTTTGTGTTACTACATCAAACTACATCAACTATATTAATCAAATAATACCTGTGGTACTTTAGTTTTAGCCAAAACATTTGTAATGAAACCATCTTTGTCTTTGGCTGTATCATCGACTGTCTTTCGTAATCTACATTCTTGAATAACAGGATCTTTCAATAACTTTTGCAAAACTTCTGGAAAAGGCGATTCGACAAAATACTTATTGTGCTTCAAGACAAGTTTAATCTGTGCAAAAAGACAAAAAGTTAATTGCTGCACCAAAGAAATGGGTTTCGccgattaaaaaataaacaggcAAAACTTACTTTTCCATACGACAAAGTACAAAGCTTTATAAATTCTATAATACCATCGGGAATGCTTGTTTTGCTCAGTCTTTTCAAGTATTCGATGATGTCATGTGTTTGAAGACCCACGCTGACAGCAGCGTACAGCGAGTAAGCTGTCAACTTGTActacaaaataataaacgatTGGTATTCATAGTTCCGAATGATTCGTTCCGCCAAATTGTCCTTAGCATGACAAGTTTACTTACTTCATGCACGTGTTCTGGACGACAGACTGGTTCTGAAATCGCAATGAGGAAGTCATGCGCATGCTTATAAACTGGTGAAAAGGATTCCAAGAAGATGTGACCATTCGGCGCCTACAATCAACAAAAAAGCACTCCCTCAGGAAAACATATCATCCCTCTGAGTAATCAAATATTAACTGGCCTATACGTACAACCCACAGAGGTCTCGATTCATTGTCAGGTTTCAGGATCATCTGCGAGCGATAATCCTTGGCGCCGTACTCGTCCTCGATCGCGCCGTGATCCTGCTTCTCGACATCGTTCTTAGCGGCATCGGGTATACCCTCAGTCTCGGCATCGTCATTCCCATCATCATCGATGTTGTAATCTGGGTCGTGATCCTCCTTTCGCCTCTTCCATTTCCCCCGATCTACTCGAAACAGACCCAACGACTGTACTCATTCTTTTCCCCGAAAAGCTAGCATATATATGGGTATAGATATAGGCGACCCCAGTGAGATTTGAAGGTTAGGCGTACCTGTCTCCTTCTTGAACCGCTTCGGCGGTCCCATGATTCAGGACTTTTACTTGTCGAACCACCTTCCTCGCAAACCTCGTCGATGGGTCAACGACGAGGTTCTCTGGCACGTCCTCGGGTGCTGGAACGTCGTTGACAAGGAGGAGATTCGCGGTCCACGACCTACGTCTTGACACCTTCGAGGCGCAATGGAAGTCCGTGGCGCAAACATCGTGACTGCGATTCGCGACAAACGGATTCTCTCGAGCGCAACGCCATCGGCCAACTGACGTCTGGCTGGCGCACTGCTGCCCCCGGAGCTGCGGACTTCTGCGCAGGCGCGATACGAAAGGATATGCTCATATGCATATGCGAAAATATTGGATGTCTATATGTGACTTTTGGGGTGTTTCGAACGTCGGTATTCGTTAACGTTGTGTTCGTTTGTTTGTCAACAATAATGCTCATGGCAAAAAAATGGTATTATTAAAACTTGTACATTTGTTTGttgtaaaattgataaaattcgTTCTTTAAGATTTGTCGTCAATAACTAGAAGTTAAGAGAATGTTATAATCTCAAATGTGAAtcaaaattgaatattattttttagagattcataaataataaatatttattgcacTTTCCTAACATATATGCCATAAATAAACGGTTCGAATGCCGCGCATGCGCGAATAAATCGCaggaaagttttaaaaaaggaAATTCGCAAGAAGATTGCGTGCTTGAAAGAATTACGGAAATTAGAGGCCAAGgtttttatacataaataaagaATACACGTGTTCGTGAATATTTTATGCTAAAgtttatttttctgaaaagTAAATACTAATTCAGCGAATGGTATACAAAATAATCCATGTTAGATCAATAAAGGTATATATTagataataaacaataaatgaACATTACCGGTATGGTTAATGAATCAATAATGTATACGCAATAGGTGATGTGTTCACTGCAACAGCAATGTTGTTGAGATaaacttttatattataaataaattatgttaaCGTGTATAAAGAAATCAAATAAGCGCCGCGTGCATAAAGTAATGTAATATTTATCGGAGGTAATATTTAATATAGGTAATTTATACCCGAGAGTTTCGAATAAGGACGACCAGCACTGACGAGTTTTTACTTAGCCGACGCGATACCTACAAAACAATCCTCAGTGATTTTTCATCATGTACAATAAGATCATTGCTGTACCATCACAGCATAGCACCTCTTCGTTAACGATAGTTCCATTACGCGTGTTTTAGATGTCTAACAAAAATCTGTATACCATAAAAACCATACACAGCAACAATAGTACGTTCTCGTTCTTGTCAAAATTTACGAAAAATCTCGATCGGTGGAAGACTCTACGTGGGAAGATATTACGATAATTGACCCTCTGTCCAGTCAACTATATATGCAATGGATTCTCTAACTAAAAACTCGCAGTGCGACAGAGGCCGAATTTACCTTACAACTTGTCGAGCGGATACGTGTATCGCAAAAGTaggtaaatattaaaattggccTATGTTCTTTTAAATGTGTCATCAGGCCTTTGCAAAATCCGCATACCCTCGATACAGTAGCAACTTTTTCTTTTAGAATCGCAGATTGGCAATCCGTCGTAATTTCTATAATCCGCCTcgcatatatatgtatgtatgtctCTTTATCTGCaattgtgtgtatatacatataagatTTCATACTTTAATTCATCTGTTATAATTTTCCATGAGCCTTTTCCCGCAACTttcgtatatataataaaccTTTCTGGCAattataatactttttttttacttttttccttgtttaaaatatatgtatatgtatatcctacgacaaatattatttaacgcGCTGTGTTTTGCATCTTTTGCTGGTAAAACGAACatccgtatatatatatttgctcTTCCGATTTTTACCGCTGCGACAGGACAAGTCACGCAATATTTCTTTCTTCGTTTATTTAcagattatataatataactatTTGCTCTTCTGAATTAACGCTTCTCGCAACTTTTTCCTAAGCCCCTTCCAGGAACAAATGTCACACTGTTTTCTTATATATGCTcgacagtttttttttttttttgtatatcaaTTCTCTCGCCAGTCACGAACGTATATATAATCGGATAATTCATTGATTTTAactataaacaatattttcttcattacAATGTGTATACAATACCGATCGAAACGCAAGTTagactttataaaaataccaTCAACGGCCACATATGTTTAGTAACACTTCGATAcgattctctctttctcacaaGTATACAATTCGCATTTGATATAATTACGAGGCCATTATACGGTGATTTTACAATTCATTATAACAGTAATCAATATTTTCCATTTATATAATCATAACCGGAATAACGGGATAATATAAGCGCTTATTCAAATTCACAATCTTTCTCCTCGAACGTCTATCTTTCGAAACATATCGAGACaacaaagttaatttttttcagacaCCAGTTTTTTCACCTAACGCTTCCATCGCGAATCACGACACAATTTGCTACCTTTCGATATCCATCtttcatatatgtatacgcaaCAATTCAATTCTAGCATTCACTTTAAATTTGCGTTAAAGTCATCGTTAATCCCGTTCACATAGTCACAGTCGATTTTACCTTCACTCATGGAGTATCTAGATTGTTGAATACCGACAATCTACACAACACGTAATACTAATTTGGTAGAAACGCATCAGCGAGGGCGCGATTACCGAAAGCCATCCACAAAAGTGGCGCGGATCGTTTGCTCTCTTGCGCCCTTGTTTTCCCATTATAAAACTTTGGTTTTATGCTGCCAACTCGTTTGGCGAACGCCGAAGTGTTTCTAAATCGTTTAAACTCCAATATATATCCATATTACAAGCACCATGGCTTCTGTTAAATCTGAATTCTtaatctgtaaatctatataatatCATTGTATCGCAATAATAATTACTAGTTCTTCATTTTTCCGCCCAACTTTTCTACTATTGTTTCTTTCAATTCTTTATATTACAGTATAGCTACAGACCCGCTTTCCGCCATTTCTCTTCGTAATCTCATAAATACGCGCACAATTTTTCAATACCCGCTCCTTGAATCtcctttaatttattttttatcattttttgttTAGTTCTTTTTCTATATACAGGCGTATTTATAATGTCTCCTAAGTGCTTTAACAAACGTCCACGCAACGTACTTTATTAAAATTGCGTCGACTATTCTTTTGTATATACTGCATACGACTTCGTTTGTTCGGTTATTAGAATTTCAATACCATAAATACCAGTTGATTCGTTTGACGCAGTGAAAGTATTTATGCGCCTCTTGTTGAACCAATTTGCTTATTACATTATCTTTCTTATATCATGTAGTATGTAAAAATTTATCGTTGCCTAATTCGCCTACACCAAATCTGATACAAAAGCCAAGAATTTCGGAATGTAAATCGTAATCGCTGCATTATAAAGATAAATTGAATAGCTGCCGTCACAGTTCCTAGTTGCACAAGGAAGGTGCTTAAAAACAATAAGTAATATCATATTGTTGATAACGTTTGATAATAGTAGATTAAATGAACGGAAAAGAAACGATAGCTTAACGAAAGTATATCACTTGGTTAAGGGACGCTCTTGGCGGAAAAgtactttttttgtaaaagctGCCATAAGTATATAGTTCATATTATATGCATGACTACAAGCTGATCGAGTGCATTGGAATGATAAGTATCGCAAGAGGCCAGGTACCCTTTGCTCGTGCATTTGCGTCGAATAAGAAGCAAAAAAGACACGTTGAAGAATCTCGGAAGCGGAGTCGGGATAATACAACAGCGAAGAGTACCtcgttacatttttttcattaagtaCATACGTAAAATTCGGAATGATTGTTTTATGTTTTGTCTCGTGAGAAACCAAATTTTCTCAGAACTGAAGGATGATTCTATTTTCTAATCGGTTACAAAAAATTGCCTATACACTAGAAATATACgtaataaaaatcatatataatatatacttcTAAAAAATTTTCCTCTACAAACCAGCGAGACGCGAGCTCTTGGGCTGGCACCACAGACTTTGGACAGTTCGTCATTGTtgtatatacaaaattaaaaaaattcattgaaaaaCCTTCTGGTAATCCCGCACTCCCGAAAGTTTGCGGATTCAGCCTCGAGAATCCCGCGACCGGCCTATAAAGTTAAGTCTTTCAT
The sequence above is a segment of the Nasonia vitripennis strain AsymCx chromosome 3, Nvit_psr_1.1, whole genome shotgun sequence genome. Coding sequences within it:
- the LOC100117640 gene encoding general transcription and DNA repair factor IIH helicase subunit XPB translates to MGPPKRFKKETDRGKWKRRKEDHDPDYNIDDDGNDDAETEGIPDAAKNDVEKQDHGAIEDEYGAKDYRSQMILKPDNESRPLWVAPNGHIFLESFSPVYKHAHDFLIAISEPVCRPEHVHEYKLTAYSLYAAVSVGLQTHDIIEYLKRLSKTSIPDGIIEFIKLCTLSYGKIKLVLKHNKYFVESPFPEVLQKLLKDPVIQECRLRKTVDDTAKDKDGFITNVLAKTKVPQFGAKTVTTLPQPAVAGATTLPADGSVTQTEEEKVPDDITKFYDKIDKEDEDEEEQELKTVSFEVNQEKIEVIQKRCIELEHPLLAEYDFRNDTVNEDINIDLKPSTVLRPYQEKSLRKMFGNGRARSGVIVLPCGAGKSLVGVTACSTVRKRALVLCNSGVSVEQWKQQFKMWSTADDSMICRFTSEAKDKPMGCKILITTYSMITHTQKRSWEAEQTMKWLQEQEWGIMVLDEVHTIPAKMFRRVLTIVQSHCKLGLTATLLREDDKIADLNFLIGPKLYEANWLELQKNGHIAKVQCAEVWCPMTPEFYREYLSCKMTRKLLLYVMNPNKFRACQFLIRYHERRGDKTIVFSDNVFALKHYAIKMNKPYIYGPTSQGERIQILQNFKYNTKVNTIFVSKVADTSFDLPEANVLIQISSHGGSRRQEAQRLGRILRAKKGAIAEEYNAFFYTLVSQDTMEMNYSRRRQRFLVNQGYAYKVITKLAGMDDEPDMMYKTREEQGQLLQQVLSASDVDADEERIPGEGPRPMVRKAGNMASLSGADDAVYYEYKRSAASSTANKHPLFKKFRT